From Apium graveolens cultivar Ventura chromosome 9, ASM990537v1, whole genome shotgun sequence, the proteins below share one genomic window:
- the LOC141684443 gene encoding LOW QUALITY PROTEIN: VAN3-binding protein (The sequence of the model RefSeq protein was modified relative to this genomic sequence to represent the inferred CDS: deleted 1 base in 1 codon) has protein sequence MSTGSKSKLQNIKEEDTPATWTCPPPETPTKSMEFLARSWSLSAMELSKALCHADYTVKDAEKFPLFPLAGVDCTSFVASSEAQQQPSLQTDRPPTPPRGSDDTKELFLLHQALNPEFLSNQQLLRNGLYRNLMRGKTMGRWIKDQKERRKHELRTQNAQLHAAVSVAGVAAAVAALVASSLTSPETSVTQPKAASKPSTALATAAALVASHCIEIAEDLGADNEQILTAVSSAINAKTNGDIMTLTAGAATALRGAATLRARLQNRAATISLLDEQVDEGKDSNYSPALNFVSRGGELLKRTRKGDLHWKAVSFKISSKGQVVAKMKSKHMAGTFTKKKKVVVSAVYYDIPAWPGREREDGNERRAYFGIKASERIIEFECRNKSDKLIWVEGIQGMLDCRAHV, from the exons A TGTCTACAGGCTCGAAAAGTAAGCTCCAAAACATAAAAGAAGAAGATACTCCTGCAACTTGGACATGCCCACCACCTGAAACTCCGACAAAATCCATGGAGTTTCTTGCTAGATCATGGAGTCTCTCAGCCATGGAGCTTAGTAAAGCTCTTTGTCATGCAGATTACACGGTCAAAGATGCCGAAAAGTTCCCTTTGTTTCCTCTTGCTGGTGTTGATTGTACAAGCTTTGTGGCATCAAGTGAAGCA CAACAGCAACCATCACTGCAGACAGATAGGCCTCCAACTCCTCCAAGAGGAAGTGATGATACAAAG GAATTGTTTTTACTTCATCAAGCTCTCAACCCTGAATTTCTTTCAAATCAGCAGCTACTGAGGAATGGG CTTTATAGGAATCTCATGAGGGGAAAGACGATGGGTAGATGGATAAAAGACCAAAAAGAAAGAAGGAAACATGAGCTTAGAACTCAGAATGCCCAATTGCATGCAGCAGTTTCAGTGGCAGGGGTTGCTGCTGCTGTGGCTGCTCTTGTAGCCTCTTCGTTGACATCTCCAGAGACATCAGTTACCCAACCGAAAGCAGCATCTAAGCCATCTACTGCACTTGCAACTGCAGCAGCACTAGTAGCATCACATTGCATTGAGATTGCAGAGGATTTGGGAGCTGATAATGAGCAAATATTAACAGCTGTCTCCTCTGCAATCAATGCAAAGACTAATGGTGATATTATGACTCTAACTGCTGGAGCAGCCACTG CCCTGAGAGGAGCTGCC ACCCTAAGGGCAAGACTTCAGAACAGAGCCGCAACTATCTCTCTGCTAGACGAGCAAGTAGATGAAGGCAAAGACTCAAATTATTCACCTGCATTGAACTTTGTTTCAAGAGGAGGTGAACTTCTCAAACGCACTAGAAAAG GGGATCTGCACTGGAAAGCCGTCTCTTTCAAAATAAGCTCAAAGGGGCAG GTGGTTGCTAAAATGAAAAGCAAGCATATGGCAGGAACATTCACAAAGAAAAAGAAAG TTGTAGTCTCTGCTGTCTACTATGACATTCCAGCATGGCCAGGGAGGGAGAGAGAAGACGGCAATGAGCGGAGGGCTTACTTTGGTATCAAAGCTTCTGAACGGATAATAGAATTCGAATGCAGAAATAAAAGTGACAAACTGATATGGGTTGAGGGGATCCAGGGTATGTTAGATTGTCGTGCCCACGTGTAA